The Jiangella sp. DSM 45060 genome contains the following window.
CGCCGTCACCGGCGGCACGAAGGTGCTGTCCGACCGCATCGTCGTCGAGATCACCGCGAAGCCGGGCGAGAGCTTCGTCGACCGGATGATCGCGATGGTCGAGGGCGCGGCCCGGCAGAAGACGCCGAACGAGATCGCGCTGAACGTGCTGCTGGCCAGCCTGACCATCATCTTCCTGCTGGCGGTCGTGACGCTGCAGCCGTTCGCCGGCTACTCCGGCGGGCTGCAGTCGATGATCGTGCTGGTGGCGCTGCTGGTCTGCCTGATCCCGACGACGATCGGGGCGCTGCTCTCGGCCATCGGCATCGCCGGCATGGACCGGCTGGTGCAGCGCAACGTGCTGGCGATGTCCGGGCGCGCGGTCGAGGCCGCGGGCGACGTCAACGTGCTGCTGCTGGACAAGACCGGCACCATCACGTTCGGCAACCGGCAGGCGGTCGAGCTGCTGCCCGTCTCCGGCGTGGAGGAACTGGCGCTCGCCGACGCGGCCCAGCTGGCCAGCCTCGCCGACCAGACGCCGGAGGGCCGCTCCGTCGTCGTCCTCGCGAAGCAGAAGTACGGGCTGCGCGAACGGCACACCGGCGAGCTGCCGGGCGCGACGTTCGTGGAGTTCACCGCGCAGACCCGGATGTCCGGCGTCGACCTCGCCGACGGCCACCGGGTGCGCAAGGGCGCCGCGGGCGCCGTCCTGGCCTGGGTCCGCGACCACGGCGGCAAGCCGGACCTCGCGGTCGACACCGTGGTCGACGGCGTCGCGGCGGCCGGCGGCACCCCGCTGGTCGTGGCGGAGCTGCGCGACGGCGAGGCCCGCATCCTCGGCGTCATCCACCTCGCCGACGTCGTCAAGCACGGCATGCGCGAGCGGTTCGACGAGCTGCGCGCGATGGGCATCCGCACCGTCATGGTCACCGGCGACAACCCGGTCACGGCCAAGGCGATCGCGGACCAGGCCGGCGTCGACGACTTCCTCGCCGAGGCCAAGCCCGAGGACAAGATGGCGCTGATCAAGCGCGAGCAGGCCGGCGGCCGGCTGGTCGCGATGACCGGCGACGGCACCAACGACGCGCCCGCGCTAGCCCAGGCCGACGTCGGCGTCGCGATGAACACCGGCACGTCGGCGGCCAAAGAAGCCGGCAACATGGTCGACCTCGACTCCGACCCGACGAAGCTGATCGAGATCGTCGAGATCGGCAAGCAGTTGCTCATCACGCGCGGCGCGCTGACGACGTTCTCCATCGCCAACGACGTCGCGAAGTACTTCGCGATCATCCCGGCGATGTTCGCCGTCGTGTACCCGCAGCTGGACACGCTGAACATCATGCGGCTGGCGACGCCGCAGTCGGCGATCCTGTCGGCGGTCGTCTTCAACGCGCTGATCATCGTCGCGCTGATCCCGCTGGCGCTGCGCGGCGTCCGGTACCGGCCGCTGTCCGCCGCGGCGATGCTGCAACGCAACGCGCTGGTGTACGGGCTCGGCGGCATCGTCGTCCCGTTCATCGGCATCAAACTCGTCGACCTGCTGGTGTCGGCGATCCCTGGAATCGGGTGAATCTCCTGTGAATCTGAGTGGACTGTTCCGGCAGAGCTGGGCGGGACTGCGCGTCCTGCTGCTGTTCACCGTGGTCCTCGGCGTGGCCTACCCGCTGGCCGTCACCGGCGTGTCGCAGCTGGCCTTCGGCCACCAGGCCGACGGCTCGCAGGTCACGCACGACGGCGAGGTCGTCGGGTCGTCGCTGATCGGGCAGCCGTTCGACGGCGAGCAGTGGTTCCACCCGCGCCCGTCGGCGGCCGGCGACGGGTACGACACGCTCGCCAGCGGCGGCTCCAACCTCGGCCCCGAGAGCACCGAGCTGCTGGCCACCGTCGAGGAGCGGCGGGCCGCGGTCGCCGAGGAGAACGGCGTCGACCCCGCGGCCGTGCCGCCGGACGCCGTCACCGCGTCGGGCAGCGGGCTGGACCCGCACATCTCCCCGGACTACGCGGGGATCCAGGTCGACCGGGTGGCCGCGGCCCGCGGCCTGGACCCGTCCGAGGTCCAGGAGCTGGTCGACGACCACACCCAGGGTCGGGTGCTCGGCTTCCTGGGCGGCGAGCGGGTCAACGTGCTCGAGCTGAACCTCGCGCTGGAGGAACTCGGCGGCTCATGACACGTGGACGGCTGCGGGTCTACCTCGGCGCCGCCCCCGGCGTCGGGAAGACGTTCGACATGCTCTCGGAGGGGCATCGGCGCCGCTCGCGCGGCACCGACGTCGTCGCCGGGCTGGTCGAGTCGCACGGCCGGCCGCACACGGCCGAGCTGCTCGACGGCATCGAGGTGGTGCCGCGGCGGACGGTGACGTACCGCGGCACCGCGTTCGAGGAGATGGACCTCGGGGCGATCCTGCACCGCCGCCCCGAGGTCGCGCTCGTCGACGAGCTGGCGCACACCAACGTGCCCGGCTTGGTGAACGCGAAGCGCTGGCAGGACGTCGACGACCTGCTGGCCGCCGGCATCGACGTCATCACGACCGTCAACATCCAGCACCTGGAGTCGCTGAACGACGTCGTCGCCTCGATCACCGGCGTGACGCAGCGCGAGACGATCCCGGACGAGGTGGTGCGCCGGGCCGAGCAGATCGAGCTGGTCGACATGTCGCCGGAGGCGCTGCGCCGGCGGCTCGCGCACGGCAACGTCTACGCGGCGGAGAAGGTCGACGCGGCGCTGGCGAACTACTTCCGGGTCGGCAACCTGACGGCGCTGCGCGAACTGGCGCTGCTCTGGCTGGCCGACCGGGTCGACGACGCGCTGGAGAAATACCGCGTCGACGAGGGCATCGAGGCGCCGTGGCACACCCGCGAGCGGGTCGTCGTCGCGCTGACCGGCGGGCCCGAGGGCGAGACGCTGCTGCGCCGCGCCGCCCGCATCGTCAACCGGGGCGCCGGCGGCGAGCTGGTCGCCGTCCACGTGTCCCGCAGCGACGGCCTCAGCGGCGCGCCGCCTGGGGCGCTGGAGAAGCAGCGCGCGCTGGCCGAGACGCTCGGCGGGACGTTCCACCAGGTCGTCGGCGAGGACGTCGCCGAGGCGATCCTCGACTTCGCCCGCGGCGTCAACGCCGCCCTGATCGTCGTCGGCGTGAGCCGCCGGCCGCGCTGGCTGCTGTCCATGCGCGAGGGCGTCGGCGCCCGCGTCGTGCGCGAGTCCGGGCCGATCGACGTCCACGTCGTCACGCACGAGCGGGCCGGTCAGGGCACGCTGCCGCAGCGGGCCGAGGTGCTCGGCCGCAACCGGCGGGTGCTGGCCTGGGTGGCGGCGCTGGTCGGCCCGGTCGCGCTGACGGCCGTGCTGGTGTGGCTGCGCGAGATCCACGAGCTGCCGATCGACATCATGATGTTCCTGTCGCTGACCGTCGGCGTCGCGCTGATCGGCGGGCTGTGGCCGGCGGTGACGGTGGCCGTGGTCGGCAGCCTGCTGCTCAACTGGTTCCTCACGCCGCCGTACTACGAATGGACCATCGCCGACCCGCAGAACGCGTTCGCCCTGCTGGTGTTCCTGCTGGTCGCGGTCGGGGTGGCGTCGGTCGTCGACCTCGCGGCCCGGCGCACGATCCAGGCCTCGCGGGCCGGCTCGGAGGCCGAGACGCTGAGCGCGCTGGCCGGGTCGGTGCTGCGCGGCGAGAACACCGTCCTGGCGATCCTCGAGCGGCTGCGCGAGCGGTTCGGGATGGAGTCGGTGACGCTGCTGGAGCGGCACGACTCGCACGAACGGTGGACGACCATCGAGTGCGCGGGCGGGCGGCCGTGCGCGTC
Protein-coding sequences here:
- the kdpB gene encoding potassium-transporting ATPase subunit KdpB, translated to MTVLEPERKQTVTSVQAPPAASAPRVGAGHFDPRQLVASLPDAVRKLDPRRMLKSPVMFVVEIGAVFTTVLAITDPSTFSWWITIWLWITVLFANLAEAVAEGRGRAQAATLRATKQETPARRLVDGVEEVVSSSSLTLGDLVVVEAGEVIPGDGDVVEGVASVDESAITGESAPVIRESGGDRSAVTGGTKVLSDRIVVEITAKPGESFVDRMIAMVEGAARQKTPNEIALNVLLASLTIIFLLAVVTLQPFAGYSGGLQSMIVLVALLVCLIPTTIGALLSAIGIAGMDRLVQRNVLAMSGRAVEAAGDVNVLLLDKTGTITFGNRQAVELLPVSGVEELALADAAQLASLADQTPEGRSVVVLAKQKYGLRERHTGELPGATFVEFTAQTRMSGVDLADGHRVRKGAAGAVLAWVRDHGGKPDLAVDTVVDGVAAAGGTPLVVAELRDGEARILGVIHLADVVKHGMRERFDELRAMGIRTVMVTGDNPVTAKAIADQAGVDDFLAEAKPEDKMALIKREQAGGRLVAMTGDGTNDAPALAQADVGVAMNTGTSAAKEAGNMVDLDSDPTKLIEIVEIGKQLLITRGALTTFSIANDVAKYFAIIPAMFAVVYPQLDTLNIMRLATPQSAILSAVVFNALIIVALIPLALRGVRYRPLSAAAMLQRNALVYGLGGIVVPFIGIKLVDLLVSAIPGIG
- the kdpC gene encoding potassium-transporting ATPase subunit KdpC translates to MNLSGLFRQSWAGLRVLLLFTVVLGVAYPLAVTGVSQLAFGHQADGSQVTHDGEVVGSSLIGQPFDGEQWFHPRPSAAGDGYDTLASGGSNLGPESTELLATVEERRAAVAEENGVDPAAVPPDAVTASGSGLDPHISPDYAGIQVDRVAAARGLDPSEVQELVDDHTQGRVLGFLGGERVNVLELNLALEELGGS
- a CDS encoding DUF4118 domain-containing protein, which translates into the protein MTRGRLRVYLGAAPGVGKTFDMLSEGHRRRSRGTDVVAGLVESHGRPHTAELLDGIEVVPRRTVTYRGTAFEEMDLGAILHRRPEVALVDELAHTNVPGLVNAKRWQDVDDLLAAGIDVITTVNIQHLESLNDVVASITGVTQRETIPDEVVRRAEQIELVDMSPEALRRRLAHGNVYAAEKVDAALANYFRVGNLTALRELALLWLADRVDDALEKYRVDEGIEAPWHTRERVVVALTGGPEGETLLRRAARIVNRGAGGELVAVHVSRSDGLSGAPPGALEKQRALAETLGGTFHQVVGEDVAEAILDFARGVNAALIVVGVSRRPRWLLSMREGVGARVVRESGPIDVHVVTHERAGQGTLPQRAEVLGRNRRVLAWVAALVGPVALTAVLVWLREIHELPIDIMMFLSLTVGVALIGGLWPAVTVAVVGSLLLNWFLTPPYYEWTIADPQNAFALLVFLLVAVGVASVVDLAARRTIQASRAGSEAETLSALAGSVLRGENTVLAILERLRERFGMESVTLLERHDSHERWTTIECAGGRPCASPEEGSSEVMISDTLALALRGPVLEAGDRRMLEAFAAHATAVLERERLRERAEEARRLEEGDAIRTALLAAVSHDLRTPLAAIKAGVSSLRQDDVVFDPADQAELLATVGSATDSLERLIDNLLDLSRLETDTVRPVARPAALDEVVPRAVASVPAGTVVLDVPESLPLLTTDAGLLERALANVVENAVRYSPAGVPVTVSAAVIRSEVELRVVDRGPGIGEAGKASMFRPFQRLGDSTAGTGGSVGLGLAVARGFVEALGGTLTADDTPGGGLTMVLRLPLERAS